A single window of Leclercia adecarboxylata DNA harbors:
- the uxuA gene encoding mannonate dehydratase: MEQTWRWYGPKDPVSLDDVRQAGATGVVTALHHIPNGQVWPVEEIKARQALLAEKGLTWSVVESIPVHEEIKTHSGDYQTWIANYQQSIRNLAACGIDTVCYNFMPILDWTRTDLEYEMPDGSKALRFDQIAFAAFELHILKREGAAADYTAQEQQQAQEWFNNASDAEIEKLTRNIIAGLPGAEEGYTLDQFRARLAEYGNIDKAQLRENMAVFLRAIVPVAEEVGVRLAVHPDDPPRPILGLPRIVSTIEDMQWLKETVDSIYNGFTMCTGSYGVRADNDLVQMIETFGDRIHFTHLRATCREDNPKTFHEAAHLGGDVNMVAVVDAILGEEQRRKRAGDLRPIPFRPDHGHQMLDDLRKKTNPGYSAIGRLKGMAEVRGVELALKMTKYSELL, from the coding sequence ATGGAACAAACCTGGCGTTGGTACGGGCCGAAAGACCCGGTTTCTCTTGATGATGTGCGTCAGGCTGGCGCAACGGGCGTCGTCACCGCACTGCACCATATTCCCAACGGTCAGGTGTGGCCGGTGGAAGAGATCAAAGCGCGTCAGGCGCTGCTGGCAGAGAAAGGGCTGACCTGGTCGGTGGTCGAAAGTATTCCGGTTCACGAAGAGATCAAAACCCACTCCGGTGATTACCAGACCTGGATTGCCAACTACCAGCAGAGTATCCGCAACCTGGCGGCCTGCGGTATTGATACCGTGTGCTACAACTTTATGCCAATCCTCGACTGGACGCGTACCGACCTCGAATACGAAATGCCGGATGGCTCAAAAGCGCTGCGCTTTGACCAGATCGCCTTTGCCGCCTTCGAGCTGCACATCCTGAAGCGCGAAGGCGCAGCGGCAGATTACACCGCACAAGAGCAGCAGCAGGCGCAGGAATGGTTCAACAACGCCAGCGATGCCGAGATTGAAAAACTGACCCGCAACATTATCGCCGGCCTGCCGGGTGCGGAAGAGGGCTACACCCTCGACCAGTTCCGCGCGCGTCTGGCGGAGTATGGCAACATTGATAAAGCCCAGCTGCGGGAAAACATGGCCGTCTTCCTGCGCGCTATCGTGCCGGTGGCGGAAGAGGTGGGCGTGCGTCTGGCGGTCCACCCGGACGATCCACCGCGTCCGATCCTCGGCCTGCCGCGTATCGTCTCCACCATTGAGGATATGCAGTGGCTGAAAGAGACGGTCGACAGCATCTATAACGGCTTCACGATGTGTACCGGTTCCTACGGCGTGCGTGCCGATAACGACCTGGTGCAGATGATCGAGACCTTCGGCGACCGGATCCACTTCACCCACCTGCGGGCCACCTGCCGGGAAGATAACCCGAAAACCTTCCACGAAGCGGCGCATCTTGGCGGCGACGTGAACATGGTGGCGGTGGTCGATGCGATTCTGGGTGAAGAGCAGCGCCGCAAGCGGGCGGGCGATCTGCGTCCGATTCCGTTCCGCCCGGATCACGGGCACCAGATGCTGGACGATCTGCGTAAGAAAACCAACCCGGGTTATTCCGCGATTGGGCGTCTGAAGGGGATGGCGGAAGTGCGCGGTGTGGAGCTGGCGCTGAAGATGACGAAGTATTCAGAACTCCTGTAG
- the fruA gene encoding PTS fructose transporter subunit IIBC, protein MKTLLIIDSALGQARAYMAKTLLGSAGHKAHLDFIDNPGDAELVIVLGDKIPADSSLNGKKVWLGDINRAVAHPELFLSEAKGHAALYTAPVAEAAATTVTSGPKRVVAVTACPTGVAHTFMAAEAIETEAKKRGWWVKVETRGSVGAGNAITPEEVAAADLVIVAADIEVDLAKFAGKPMYRTSTGLALKKTAQELDKAQAEAKTFQPAGNTASSASEGKKESAGAYRHLLTGVSYMLPMVVAGGLCIALSFAFGIEAFKEPGTLAAALMQIGGGSAFALMVPVLAGYIAFSIADRPGLTPGLIGGMLAVSTGSGFIGGIIAGFLAGYVAKLISSKLKLPQSMEALKPILIIPLFSSLVVGLAMIYLIGKPVAGILEGLTHWLQTMGTANAVLLGAILGAMMCTDMGGPVNKAAYAFGVGLLSTQTYAPMAAIMAAGMVPPLALGLATIIARRKFDKAQQEGGKAALVLGLCFITEGAIPFAARDPMRVLPCCIVGGAVTGAISMAVGAKLMAPHGGLFVLLIPGAITPVLGYLFAIIAGTLVAGLSYAVVKRPEAEAIAAKAA, encoded by the coding sequence ATGAAAACGCTGCTGATTATTGACTCTGCACTCGGACAGGCCCGCGCCTATATGGCGAAAACCTTGCTGGGTTCGGCGGGACATAAAGCACACCTTGATTTCATCGACAACCCGGGCGATGCCGAACTGGTTATCGTCCTGGGCGACAAGATCCCGGCCGACAGCTCGCTGAACGGCAAAAAAGTGTGGCTGGGCGATATCAATCGCGCGGTCGCTCACCCGGAACTGTTCCTGAGCGAAGCGAAAGGCCATGCGGCGCTGTATACCGCTCCTGTCGCAGAAGCGGCGGCAACGACTGTTACCAGCGGTCCGAAACGCGTGGTGGCGGTGACCGCCTGCCCGACCGGCGTGGCGCACACCTTTATGGCCGCAGAAGCCATTGAAACCGAAGCCAAAAAACGCGGCTGGTGGGTGAAGGTTGAAACCCGCGGCTCGGTGGGCGCAGGCAATGCCATCACCCCGGAAGAGGTGGCGGCAGCGGACCTGGTGATCGTGGCCGCGGATATCGAAGTGGATCTGGCGAAGTTCGCCGGTAAGCCGATGTACCGCACCTCAACCGGTCTGGCGCTGAAGAAAACTGCCCAGGAGCTGGACAAAGCCCAGGCGGAAGCGAAAACCTTCCAGCCGGCGGGCAACACCGCCTCCTCGGCCTCCGAAGGCAAGAAAGAGTCCGCCGGGGCTTACCGTCACCTGCTGACGGGCGTCTCCTATATGCTGCCGATGGTGGTGGCGGGCGGTCTCTGTATCGCGCTCTCCTTCGCCTTTGGTATCGAGGCCTTTAAAGAGCCGGGTACCCTGGCGGCGGCATTGATGCAGATTGGCGGCGGCTCGGCGTTCGCGCTGATGGTGCCGGTACTGGCAGGTTACATTGCGTTCTCCATCGCTGACCGTCCGGGTCTGACCCCTGGCCTGATCGGCGGTATGCTGGCCGTGAGCACCGGCTCTGGCTTTATCGGCGGGATCATCGCCGGCTTCCTTGCCGGCTACGTGGCGAAGCTGATCAGCTCGAAGCTGAAACTGCCGCAGAGTATGGAAGCGCTGAAACCGATCCTGATCATTCCGCTGTTCTCCAGCCTGGTTGTTGGTCTGGCTATGATCTACCTGATCGGTAAGCCGGTCGCAGGTATCCTCGAAGGCCTGACCCACTGGCTGCAGACCATGGGCACCGCCAATGCGGTCCTGCTGGGTGCGATCCTCGGCGCCATGATGTGTACCGATATGGGTGGTCCGGTGAACAAAGCGGCTTATGCGTTCGGCGTTGGCCTGCTGAGTACCCAGACTTATGCTCCGATGGCGGCGATTATGGCTGCAGGTATGGTGCCACCGCTGGCGCTGGGCCTGGCGACTATCATTGCTCGTCGTAAGTTCGACAAGGCGCAGCAGGAAGGCGGTAAAGCGGCGCTGGTTCTGGGCCTGTGCTTTATCACCGAAGGGGCGATTCCGTTCGCTGCCCGTGACCCGATGCGCGTTCTTCCGTGCTGTATCGTCGGCGGTGCGGTGACCGGTGCTATCTCCATGGCGGTGGGCGCAAAACTGATGGCGCCGCATGGCGGTCTGTTTGTTCTGCTGATCCCGGGTGCGATTACGCCGGTGCTGGGTTACCTGTTCGCGATTATCGCCGGTACGCTGGTGGCAGGTCTCTCTTACGCGGTGGTAAAACGCCCGGAAGCTGAAGCGATCGCCGCGAAAGCAGCATAA
- the nfo gene encoding deoxyribonuclease IV translates to MKYVGAHVSAAGGLANAAIRAAEIEATAFALFTKNQRQWRAAPLTTQVIDEFKAACEKYHFTPGQILPHDSYLINLGHPVQEALDKSREAFLDEMQRCEQLGLTLLNFHPGSHLTQIDEDACLARIAESINIVLEQTQGVTAVIENTAGQGSNLGFRFEHLAAIIDGVEDKTRVGVCIDTCHAFAAGYDLRSSEECAKTFAEFEHIVGFKYLRGMHLNDAKSAFGSRVDRHHSLGEGNIGHDAFRFIMQDPRFDGIPLVLETINPDIWAEEIAWLKAQQTAEVTV, encoded by the coding sequence ATGAAATATGTTGGAGCGCACGTCAGCGCTGCTGGCGGTCTGGCGAATGCCGCCATTCGTGCCGCCGAAATTGAGGCGACCGCCTTCGCCCTGTTCACCAAAAATCAGCGCCAGTGGCGCGCCGCACCCTTAACGACTCAGGTGATTGATGAGTTCAAAGCGGCCTGCGAAAAATACCATTTCACTCCCGGCCAGATCCTGCCCCACGACAGCTACCTGATTAACCTCGGTCACCCGGTTCAGGAGGCGCTGGATAAATCCCGCGAGGCCTTCCTGGATGAGATGCAGCGCTGCGAGCAGCTCGGCCTGACGCTGCTGAACTTCCACCCTGGCAGCCATCTGACGCAGATCGACGAAGACGCCTGTCTGGCACGGATCGCCGAGTCGATCAATATCGTGCTGGAACAGACTCAAGGGGTAACGGCGGTGATTGAGAATACCGCCGGACAGGGCAGCAACCTCGGTTTCCGCTTTGAGCATCTGGCGGCCATTATCGATGGCGTGGAAGATAAAACCCGCGTCGGCGTCTGCATTGATACCTGCCATGCCTTTGCGGCGGGTTACGACCTGCGCAGCAGTGAAGAGTGTGCCAAAACCTTCGCGGAATTCGAGCACATTGTGGGCTTCAAGTACCTGCGCGGCATGCACCTCAACGATGCGAAAAGCGCTTTTGGCAGCCGCGTTGACCGCCATCACAGCCTGGGTGAAGGCAACATCGGCCACGACGCGTTCCGCTTTATCATGCAGGACCCGCGTTTCGACGGCATTCCGCTGGTGCTGGAAACCATCAACCCGGATATCTGGGCGGAAGAGATCGCCTGGCTGAAGGCACAGCAGACGGCAGAAGTAACGGTATAA
- the fruK gene encoding 1-phosphofructokinase gives MSRRVATITLNPAYDLVGFCPEIERGEVNLVRTTGLHAAGKGINVAKVLKDLGIDVTVGGFLGKDNQDGFQQLFSELGIANRFQVVQGRTRINVKMTEKDGEVTDLNFSGFEVTQADWERFVNDSLTWLGQFDMVCVSGSLPSGVSPEAFTDWMTRLRSQCPCIIFDSSRDALVAGLKAAPWLVKPNRRELEIWAGRKLPDLKDVIDAAHALREQGIAHVVISLGAEGALWVNASGEWIAKPPSMEVVSTVGAGDSMVGGLIYGLLMRESSEHTLRLATAVAALAVSQSNVGITDRTQLAAMMARVDLKPFN, from the coding sequence ATGAGCAGACGTGTTGCCACCATTACGCTGAACCCGGCTTACGACCTCGTGGGCTTTTGCCCGGAAATTGAACGCGGCGAAGTTAACCTCGTGCGTACCACTGGCCTGCACGCGGCAGGTAAAGGGATTAACGTTGCGAAAGTGCTGAAGGATCTCGGGATCGACGTCACCGTCGGCGGCTTCCTCGGCAAAGATAACCAGGATGGTTTCCAGCAGCTGTTCAGCGAGCTGGGGATCGCCAACCGTTTTCAGGTGGTGCAGGGCCGTACCCGCATCAACGTGAAAATGACCGAAAAAGATGGCGAAGTGACCGACCTGAACTTCTCCGGTTTTGAAGTCACCCAGGCCGACTGGGAGCGTTTTGTGAATGACTCCCTGACCTGGCTGGGTCAGTTCGACATGGTCTGCGTCAGCGGCAGCCTGCCGTCCGGCGTCAGCCCGGAAGCCTTTACCGACTGGATGACGCGCCTGCGCAGCCAGTGCCCATGCATCATCTTTGACAGCAGCCGCGATGCGCTGGTGGCGGGTCTGAAAGCCGCGCCGTGGCTGGTGAAACCGAATCGTCGCGAACTTGAGATCTGGGCTGGCCGTAAGCTGCCAGACTTAAAGGATGTCATTGATGCCGCCCATGCCTTACGTGAGCAAGGTATCGCGCATGTGGTGATCTCGCTGGGTGCAGAGGGCGCGCTGTGGGTTAACGCCTCCGGCGAATGGATCGCCAAACCGCCGTCGATGGAAGTGGTCAGCACCGTGGGTGCAGGCGATTCGATGGTGGGCGGGTTGATTTACGGCCTGCTGATGCGTGAATCCAGTGAACACACGTTACGTCTTGCCACCGCCGTTGCTGCCCTGGCCGTCAGCCAGAGCAATGTCGGGATCACCGATCGTACCCAGTTAGCCGCGATGATGGCGCGCGTTGACTTGAAACCCTTTAACTGA
- the yeiP gene encoding elongation factor P-like protein YeiP, whose product MPRANEIKKGMVLNYNGKLLIVKDIDIQAPSARGAATLYKMRFADVRTGLKVEERFKGDDIVDTVTLTRRYVDFSYVDGNEYVFMDKEDYTPYIFTKDQIEEELLFIPEGGMPDMQVLTWDGVLLALELPQTVDLEIVETAPGIKGASASARNKPATLTTGLVVQVPEYLSAGEKIRIHIEEKRYMGRAD is encoded by the coding sequence ATGCCAAGAGCGAACGAAATTAAGAAAGGTATGGTGCTGAATTACAACGGCAAGCTGCTGATTGTGAAAGACATCGATATTCAGGCACCCAGCGCCCGTGGCGCAGCAACGCTGTACAAAATGCGTTTTGCTGATGTGCGTACCGGTCTGAAAGTTGAAGAACGTTTCAAAGGCGACGATATCGTGGATACCGTTACCCTGACCCGTCGCTATGTCGATTTCTCCTACGTTGACGGCAACGAATACGTCTTTATGGATAAAGAAGACTACACCCCGTACATCTTCACCAAAGATCAGATTGAAGAAGAGCTGCTGTTTATCCCGGAAGGCGGGATGCCGGATATGCAGGTCCTGACCTGGGACGGCGTCCTGCTGGCGCTGGAGCTGCCGCAGACCGTCGATCTGGAGATCGTGGAAACGGCACCGGGCATCAAAGGTGCGTCCGCTTCCGCGCGTAACAAACCGGCGACCCTGACCACCGGTCTGGTCGTACAGGTGCCGGAATACCTCTCCGCAGGCGAGAAAATCCGCATCCATATCGAAGAAAAACGCTATATGGGTCGTGCTGACTAA
- a CDS encoding mannitol dehydrogenase family protein: MKTIASTTLPANVLQPQYDRQALRSRIVHFGFGAFHRAHQALLTDRVLNAKGGDWGICEISLFSGDTLMSQLRAQDHLFTVLEKGAEGNQPIIVGAVHECLNAKLDSLAAIIEKFCEPQVAIVSLTITEKGYCIDPATGKLDTRNERIIHDLDYPDEPHSAPGILVEALHRRRERGLSPFSVLSCDNIPDNGHVVKNAVLGMAHKRSPELAEWIAANVSFPGTMVDRIVPAATDDSLAEIAREVGVEDPCAISCEPFIQWVIEDNFVAGRPEWEVAGVQMVQDVLPWEQMKLRMLNGSHSFLAYLGYLAGFAHINDCMADSALRDAARRLMLDEQAPTLRITGVDLTAYADSLIDRFANPALQHRTWQIAMDGSQKLPQRMLESIRLHRQRDTAWPLLALGVAGWMRYVSGVDDAGNAIDVRDPLSDKIRTIVETSSEEERVVALLTLTEIFGTDLPQDPQFVAAVTAAYQRIRQTGARQAIIDTLQF; this comes from the coding sequence ATGAAGACAATTGCCTCCACCACGCTACCCGCTAATGTATTACAGCCGCAGTACGATCGTCAGGCGTTACGCTCCCGTATCGTCCATTTCGGCTTTGGTGCCTTTCATCGCGCCCATCAGGCGCTCCTGACCGATCGGGTGCTGAACGCCAAAGGCGGCGACTGGGGGATATGTGAGATTAGCCTGTTTAGCGGCGATACGCTGATGAGCCAGCTGCGCGCGCAGGATCATCTGTTTACGGTGCTGGAAAAAGGCGCTGAAGGTAATCAGCCGATTATCGTGGGGGCGGTGCATGAATGCCTGAACGCAAAGCTGGATTCGCTGGCGGCCATTATTGAGAAGTTTTGCGAGCCGCAGGTGGCGATTGTCTCCCTGACCATTACCGAAAAGGGCTACTGCATCGATCCGGCCACCGGCAAGTTGGATACCCGTAATGAACGCATCATTCACGATCTGGACTATCCCGATGAACCGCACTCCGCGCCGGGGATCCTGGTCGAAGCGTTGCATCGCCGTCGCGAGCGGGGTCTTTCGCCGTTCAGCGTGCTTTCCTGCGATAACATTCCCGATAACGGCCACGTGGTGAAAAACGCGGTGCTGGGCATGGCCCACAAGCGTTCGCCTGAGCTGGCGGAGTGGATCGCCGCTAACGTCAGCTTCCCGGGCACCATGGTGGACAGGATCGTGCCCGCTGCCACAGACGACTCTCTTGCAGAAATCGCCCGTGAGGTGGGTGTCGAGGATCCGTGCGCCATCAGCTGCGAGCCCTTTATCCAGTGGGTGATCGAGGACAACTTTGTCGCTGGCCGCCCGGAGTGGGAAGTAGCCGGAGTACAGATGGTGCAGGACGTCCTGCCGTGGGAGCAGATGAAGCTGCGCATGCTCAACGGCAGCCATTCGTTCCTGGCGTATCTCGGCTATCTGGCCGGTTTCGCCCATATCAACGACTGCATGGCGGACAGCGCGCTGCGTGACGCTGCCCGTCGCCTGATGCTCGATGAACAGGCCCCGACGCTGCGCATCACCGGGGTGGATCTCACCGCCTACGCGGACAGCCTGATTGACCGCTTCGCCAACCCGGCGCTGCAGCACCGCACCTGGCAGATTGCGATGGACGGCAGCCAGAAACTGCCTCAGCGCATGCTGGAGAGTATCCGTCTTCACCGCCAGCGCGACACCGCCTGGCCGCTGCTGGCGCTCGGTGTGGCAGGCTGGATGCGCTATGTTAGCGGCGTGGACGATGCGGGTAACGCCATTGATGTCCGCGATCCGCTGAGCGATAAAATTCGCACCATCGTCGAAACCAGCAGCGAAGAGGAGCGCGTCGTCGCCCTGCTGACGCTCACTGAAATTTTCGGCACCGACCTGCCGCAGGATCCGCAGTTCGTGGCGGCCGTCACCGCAGCTTACCAGC
- a CDS encoding YkgJ family cysteine cluster protein: MDCRPDCGACCTAPSISSPIPGMPNGKPANTPCVQLDAQQRCKIFGSSLRPKVCAGLQPSLEMCSTSRGQAMTWLLELEALTAP; this comes from the coding sequence ATGGATTGCCGTCCGGACTGCGGCGCATGTTGCACTGCGCCTTCCATCTCCAGCCCCATTCCCGGGATGCCCAACGGCAAGCCTGCCAATACGCCTTGCGTCCAGCTGGACGCACAGCAGCGCTGCAAAATCTTCGGCTCGAGCTTGCGGCCCAAAGTCTGTGCCGGGCTCCAGCCTTCGCTCGAGATGTGCAGCACCTCGCGCGGGCAGGCCATGACCTGGCTGCTCGAACTCGAGGCGCTCACCGCGCCTTAA
- the fruB gene encoding fused PTS fructose transporter subunit IIA/HPr protein — protein MFQLSVQDIHPGEQAGTKEEAIRQIAAALVQAGNVANGYVDGMLARELQTSTFLGNGIAIPHGTTDTRDQVLKTGVQVYQFPQGVLWGEGQVAYVAIGIAASSDEHLGLLRQLTHVLSDDAVAEQLKSATTAEELRALLMGEKQSEALKLDNDTLTLDVVASDLVTLQALNAGRLKEAGAVDTAFVAHAVNDKPLNLGQGVWLNDCAEGNLRSAIAVSRAATAFDTAGETTALLVTVAMADDQPVEVLKRLGDLLLNKKAEQLLKADAATLLALLTSDDVNTDELLSAEFVVRNEHGLHARPGTMLVNTIKQFNSDVTVTNLDGSGKPANGRSLMKVVALGVKKGHRLRFTAQGADAEQALKAIGEAIAAGLGEGA, from the coding sequence ATGTTCCAGTTATCCGTGCAGGACATTCATCCCGGCGAACAGGCCGGTACTAAAGAAGAGGCCATCCGGCAGATCGCTGCCGCGCTGGTGCAGGCGGGCAACGTCGCCAACGGCTACGTTGACGGCATGCTGGCGCGCGAGCTACAGACCTCAACCTTCCTTGGCAATGGCATCGCCATTCCGCATGGCACCACAGATACCCGCGACCAGGTGCTGAAAACCGGCGTTCAGGTTTATCAGTTCCCGCAGGGCGTGCTCTGGGGCGAAGGCCAGGTGGCTTATGTCGCCATCGGGATTGCCGCCAGCAGCGATGAACACCTCGGCCTGCTGCGTCAGCTGACGCACGTCCTGAGCGACGACGCGGTGGCTGAACAGCTGAAATCCGCCACCACTGCCGAAGAGCTGCGCGCGCTGCTGATGGGTGAAAAGCAGAGCGAAGCCCTGAAGCTGGATAACGACACGCTGACTCTCGACGTAGTGGCATCCGATCTGGTGACCCTGCAGGCGCTGAACGCCGGTCGCCTGAAAGAGGCCGGTGCGGTGGATACCGCCTTCGTGGCCCACGCCGTTAACGACAAACCGCTGAACCTCGGTCAGGGCGTCTGGCTGAACGACTGTGCTGAAGGCAACCTGCGCAGCGCTATCGCGGTCAGCCGTGCGGCCACCGCTTTTGACACCGCCGGGGAAACCACGGCCCTGCTGGTCACCGTCGCCATGGCGGATGACCAGCCGGTTGAGGTGCTGAAGCGCCTCGGCGATCTGCTGCTGAACAAAAAAGCTGAACAACTGCTGAAAGCCGATGCCGCAACCCTGCTGGCGCTGCTGACCAGCGATGATGTGAATACCGATGAACTGCTGAGCGCCGAATTTGTGGTGCGTAACGAACATGGTCTGCACGCTCGTCCGGGCACCATGCTGGTCAATACCATTAAGCAGTTCAACAGCGACGTCACCGTCACCAACCTCGACGGCAGTGGCAAACCGGCCAACGGTCGCAGCCTGATGAAGGTTGTCGCGCTGGGCGTGAAGAAAGGCCATCGCCTGCGTTTTACCGCGCAGGGTGCAGATGCTGAACAGGCGCTGAAAGCGATTGGCGAGGCCATCGCGGCCGGTCTGGGGGAGGGCGCATAA